ACCCTCTTGAATACTACCGCCCACTCTCCAGGCATCCAGCTCCTCCGGTAGCTTTTCATAGAGATCGTGCCATTTCTCAAATGCCTGAAAAGCCTCATCCATTTTTTGTTTAGTTATTTTTTGCTGTTCTACGTTGATCTTCTGCTTTTCAAATATTTGACTAGCAAGTTGCTTATACTTGACCAAGATATCTCTGTAATCCTGCTCCAACCTCTCTTTTTGCAATTTCAATTGTGTTCTCTCCTCACTCTCCACATCCCCCATTTCATCAAATTTCTTCTTTACAGGCCTATATTTTTCCTTGACCTCCTCCTGCTCCATCTCTTTATCCATGGGCAACATACTCATATCAAATTTCAGGCCTTGCATTTCATTTTTAATTATAGAAAACTGCGCATTTAACTGAAAACATAGGAGCTTCATTTCTTTCATGGTTCGGATAGTGTGCACCCTCAACTTAGATTTCTTACCATATAAACTTTCGTACCAATGCATAGTCTCTAAAAGCTCGGTTGTTAAACCATCCTTTGGAAGTGCCATGGGCTTAGTTAGTGCTATTTGCACAATGTTTTGATTCACATGCTCCCCGTTCATCACCATCTTCGCTAGTATCTCTTGTTTGTTAAGCCCGAATGCCGCCAACATGCGGGCTATACGAAAGAATTGCTCTCCATGACGTGCTTCGTGAAATACAGTATCAGCAATCTGAGCCATGGTATCTCTATCTATGGCTTCTTTTTCAAACATAAGCTCATTAAGCTCCATACTCCACTCCTTTTCACTAAACTGCCCATAGGAGTCTTCATCTTTTCTCTTCAAGGTATATGTAATTGGAGGCACACCTACCTGAGTCAATGCAGCGTTGACCGCTTCCATAATCTTCATCGCTCGCTGGTTTGTATCTTTTTGCCCCCATTCATTTTCCAACTCCTTGGCCGCACCTAAATATTCACCCTTATCCAGAGCTTCCATACCCGTGGTCTCCTTCTGTTCATACTCCTCTACCTCTTCTGGAGTAATTACACTGGAATCAAGATGTTCAGTGATATCAAAACTTACCACACTGTTTTCTTTCCAGAATTGATAATCTCTTTCCTGATTCTCAAGGGCCTCATAATCATCAATGTTGCCCAGTTTAATTGCGTCAGGCTTTACTATTTTATAGTACATTTTTCCGGATTCTTTAATGTAAAACCACTGCACCCCATCAATAAGCTGGTCCCATGTCAACACAGGATCGCCACTATCTACCCATTTCATCTGCGCAACGCCATGACTAATGCTAGCAAAAATTCCGGATGTTACATCTGAAGGTGGCGAAGCATTTGCAGACTTTAATTGCAGACTTCTATCCCCCATCTCGTCAGCTTCTTTTTCCAAACCTTCATCATTATTGATTATTAAGCCGCTTTTCATCTGCATGGTGGGCTTCACTCTCCCCTGCTTTTGCTGCACCACATGCCAGGCCTCATGGGGAAGGTGTTGCTCTTGCCCAGGC
This region of Fulvivirga ulvae genomic DNA includes:
- a CDS encoding eCIS core domain-containing protein; this translates as MNDQLTGSKDGKSSVNRLNQNSSSLDSRFGGRFNTQSKFVDNVNPVSQFAAQQTFSHNQSSENNGAINQPSKAENETGLPDNLKSGIEGLSGYSLDDVKVHYNSSKPAQMQAHAYAQGTDIHVGPGQEQHLPHEAWHVVQQKQGRVKPTMQMKSGLIINNDEGLEKEADEMGDRSLQLKSANASPPSDVTSGIFASISHGVAQMKWVDSGDPVLTWDQLIDGVQWFYIKESGKMYYKIVKPDAIKLGNIDDYEALENQERDYQFWKENSVVSFDITEHLDSSVITPEEVEEYEQKETTGMEALDKGEYLGAAKELENEWGQKDTNQRAMKIMEAVNAALTQVGVPPITYTLKRKDEDSYGQFSEKEWSMELNELMFEKEAIDRDTMAQIADTVFHEARHGEQFFRIARMLAAFGLNKQEILAKMVMNGEHVNQNIVQIALTKPMALPKDGLTTELLETMHWYESLYGKKSKLRVHTIRTMKEMKLLCFQLNAQFSIIKNEMQGLKFDMSMLPMDKEMEQEEVKEKYRPVKKKFDEMGDVESEERTQLKLQKERLEQDYRDILVKYKQLASQIFEKQKINVEQQKITKQKMDEAFQAFEKWHDLYEKLPEELDAWRVGGSIQEGYKLLL